One region of Wyeomyia smithii strain HCP4-BCI-WySm-NY-G18 chromosome 3, ASM2978416v1, whole genome shotgun sequence genomic DNA includes:
- the LOC129727427 gene encoding uncharacterized protein LOC129727427 translates to MQSRFCNSSICVVEDLQCRLCLSSEEDLQPLFPPGANCVLNDLLSRIYDCLNVHVSFLEDFCSVICKKCREEVNAFYNFKKQCQTNDDYLRRKRHKDGAEFERMQPEDFRNLKAVHNSNMDQKIIVQEPDDNTLLNQTKEMFLPTNSKTSKTLAANQKYSSKQIQTFNESSSDTFYGCSLDSHRRSPRIFINNSIKEAFELQSPPPASDSLNEVQECGLSLEVLDVKLDLEELDEGANVSKSSLQKKDVKPALFYDGFQYGRPKKKENGSTLWSCCQLSCPARLVKSTDEKITLSKELHQHRPQVERDGTIYNITQKRHVRYTLARLSKHQSFIYNDSYRYYLKQNLPKNQSLWICQRYGCKASVRVSKNFQRIACTSRHNHPEDKIVFRNDEKKRFSKAKHNGATEKYH, encoded by the exons ATGCAAAGTAGATTTTGTAATTCTTCAATCTGCGTTGTAGAAGACCTCCAGTGCCGCCTGTGCCTGTCCTCGGAGGAGGATTTGCAACCACTATTTCCTCCTGGAGCAAACTGCGTTCTAAACGATCTGCTTAGCCGTATATATGATTGCTTGAACGTTCAT GTATCCTTTCTAGAAGATTTTTGCTCGGTCATTTGCAAAAAATGTCGAGAAGAAGTGAATGCTTTTTATAACTTCAAAAAACAGTGCCAAACAAACGATGATTATCTTCGCCGTAAACGGCATAAGGATGGAGCCGAGTTTGAAAGAATGCAACCGGAGGACTTTCGTAACCTGAAAGCGGTCCACAACAGCAATATGGATCAAAAAATCATTGTCCAAGAACCGGACGATAACACTTTACTGAATCAAACAAAAGAAATGTTTCTTCCGACTAATTCTAAAACTTCGAAAACGTTAGCCGCAAATCAAAAATATTCTAGTAAACAAATACAAACCTTTAATGAAAGTTCTAGTGATACATTTTACGGATGTTCG CTTGACAGTCATAGACGATCACCAAGAATTTTTATTAACAACTCTATAAAGGAAGCATTTGAGCTCCAGTCACCTCCGCCGGCTTCAGATTCATTGAATGAAGTCCAGGAGTGTGGCTTATCCCTTGAAGTGTTAGATGTCAAGCTCGATTTAGAAGAACTTGACGAAGGAGCGAATGTATCGAAATCTTCACTTCAGAAAAAAGATGTGAAACCTGCATTGTTTTACGACGGCTTTCAATACGGAAGAccgaagaaaaaagaaaatggatCCACACTTTGGTCATGTTGTCAGTTGTCATGTCCGGCCAGGCTGGTAAAGAGTACGGATGAAAAGATAACACTAAGCAAGGAATTGCATCAGCACCGGCCCCAAGTAGAGCGCGATGGGACCATCTACAACATTACCCAAAAAAGACATGTTCGTTACACCCTGGCTAGACTAAGTAAACATCAAAGTTTCATCTACAATGATAGTTATCGAtactatttaaaacaaaacttgCCTAAAAACCAAAGCTTGTggatttgccaacgttatggctgCAAGGCTAGCGTGAGAGTTTCGAAGAATTTTCAGCGAATAGCTTGTACTTCCAGACATAACCATCCAGAAGATAAAATAGTGTTTAGGAACGATGAGAAAAAACGCTTTAGTAAG GCAAAACATAACGGTGCAactgaaaaataccattga
- the LOC129727429 gene encoding ribonuclease H1 → MIREFLLSLVKRMPFYAVAKGRTVGVYQTWPECQSQVSGFAGAKYKKFPTRQQAEVFIRENGGSVSVSSTDSGSNSSADFQPIIPPAESVRVLIDNYDEINAACSRIESLKRELDELRGSSSSVVEEVSEVSRQKSAKRQKVASTMKPVTKLQKFGKYSFLQDEDGFVHVYTDGSCEGNGTAAACAGLGVYFGEGHALNMAKPVSGRPTNNCGEIQAASLAIRLAKEHGIKRLIVNTDSKFLIDSITKWLPGWKRNQWKLSTGKPVKNQVDFVELDRELAGNHIEVRWNHVDAHCGILGNERADALAREGSAMFRKQKMAR, encoded by the exons ATGATCCGAGAGTTTCTACTGTCATTAGTGAAAAGGATGCCATTCTATGCCGTGGCAAAGGGACGGACTGTTGGAGTCTATCAAACCTG GCCTGAATGTCAAAGTCAAGTAAGCGGATTTGCTGGTGCAAAATATAAGAAGTTTCCAACACGCCAGCAAGCAGAAGTATTTATTCGTGAGAATGGTGGTAGCGTTTCCGTATCCAGTACTGATAGTGGTAGCAATTCTTCAGCGGACTTTCAACCCATTATCCCACCCGCCGAATCTGTTAGGGTGCtg ATTGATAACTATGACGAAATCAATGCAGCTTGCTCTCGGATCGAAAGTTTAAAGCGAGAGCTAGACGAGTTGAGGGGTTCTTCCTCTAGCGTTGTCGAAGAAGTATCCGAAGTTTCGAGGCAAAAATCGGCTAAGCGCCAGAAAGTAGCTTCAACGATGAAGCCGGTGACAAAACTTCAGAAATTCGGCAAATACAGCTTCCTCCAGGACGAGGATGGGTTCGTACATGTCTACACAGATGGTTCTTGCGAAGGAAATGGAACGGCGGCAGCTTGCGCTGGTTTAGGCGTTTACTTCGGTGAAGGTCATGCTTT AAACATGGCGAAACCTGTGAGTGGACGTCCAACAAACAATTGCGGCGAAATACAAGCTGCTTCGTTAGCGATCCGGCTTGCCAAAGAGCATGGAATCAAAAGACTGATCGTCAACACGGATTCTAAGTTTTTAATTGATTCTATCACTAAATGGTTGCCCGGCTGGAAGCGAAACCAGTGGAAGCTGTCCACGGGAAAGCCTGTCAAAAATCAGGTGGATTTTGTGGAGCTGGATCGGGAGCTTGCGGGTAATCATATTGAGGTTCGGTGGAATCATGTTGACGCACACTGTGGCATCCTGGGAAATGAAAGGGCAGACGCCCTAGCCAGGGAGGGGTCTGCTATGTTCCGAAAGCAAAAGATGGCTCGTTGA
- the LOC129727423 gene encoding protein maelstrom homolog, whose product MPKKSTAKGPFFFFMLEFRKREEAKGKHFLGGMDQLMRAAGPHWDTLSTDERETYKDRAKAYKQSPKLNFGEKYTSQGIPFSQIEREKQARLKKEQSIRRTVSELIQTAAGNNALDKMEVFLISFNYFCKTTAEIYIPAEMAIIRYSLEQGVIDKLHMFINPGNIPLGLAYEANILSEETHRLPTPPDAMGETNFEEIFEKILDFTQYKDKKHRLFFAEEKQAAVVENILEQLANESKFPGKFVVCPLGDFFFQLKRASEREGLDICLFPAKTVADILLKKDNYEYTGGIACEFHEKLEVSRFCCLSKIIRLSYIISDSCCLDLNIEMVAGRHLPMNADTTLCSDFSETESRFHESDRLSFVSSSDLTHVSLPKMQKLRSKSPFRGAENESCPIIYSSRAVASVADAADKCNVSTNPFHDLKSEPPTLVSHERKSATPKAVTNPFSRQVKLETVRQPRGIGVVGHGRGSLLSAAGSSTTAPGFESPLGLALFRGIGRGLGISSNVSTISSKQISDNEDD is encoded by the exons ATGCCAAAGAAGTCAACGGCGAAAGGAccatttttcttcttcatgctcGAATTTCGCAAACGCGAGGAAGCAAAAGGTAAACACTTCCTAGGTGGCATGGATCAACTAATGCGTGCGGCAGGCCCGCACTGGGATACGTTAAGCACAGACGAACGTGAAACCTACAAAGATAGGGCAAAAGCGTACAAACAATCTCCAAAGTTGAATTTTGGAGAAAAATATACCTCTCAGGGTATACCGTTTTCACAAATCGAAAGAGAAAAACAGGCTCGTCTCAAGAAGGAGCAATCTATTCGCAGAACTGTATCAGAACTGATACAAACCGCCGCTGGTAACAATGCCTTGGATAAGATGGAG GTCTTCTTAATTTCTTTTAACTACTTTTGCAAAACTACTGCGGAGATATATATTCCAgctgaaatggctattattcgTTATAGCTTGGAACAAGGTGTAATCGACAAATTACACATGTTTATCAACCCTGGTAATATTCCTCTGGGTTTGGCATATGAGGCAAATATACTGAGTGAAGAAACACACCGTTTACCCACTCCCCCGGATGCCATGGGGGAAACTAATTTCGAGGAAATATTTGAGAAAATATTGGACTTCACACAGTACAAGGACAAAAAGCATCGCCTTTTTTTCGCGGAAGAAAAACAGGCTGCTGTTGTGGAGAACATTCTGGAACAGCTTGCCAATGAATCCAAATTTCCTGGCAAATTCGTTGTATGCCCGTTAGGTGATTTTTTCTTTCAGCTTAAGCGTGCTTCTGAACGCGAAGGATTAGACATTTGCCTCTTTCCTGCTAAAACTGTGGCCGATATTTTGCTAAAAAAGGACAACTACGAATATACTGGTGGGATCGCCTGtgaatttcatgaaaaattagAAGTTTCCAGATTTTGCTGCTTGTCAAAAATAATTCGACTTTCGTACATAATCTCGGATAGTTGTTGCCTAGATCTGAACATTGAGATGGTTGCAGGACGCCATCTTCCGATGAATGCCGATACAACTCTTTGCTCAGACTTTTCCGAAACTGAGTCAAGATTTCACGAATCGGATCGCTTGTCTTTTGTTTCATCTTCGGATTTGACTCACGTCTCACTGCCGAAAATGCAAAAACTCCGTAGCAAAAGTCCCTTCCGTGGAGCTGAAAATGAATCCTGTCCGATTATATACAGCTCACGAGCAGTGGCTTCAGTTGCAGATGCTGCAGACAAGTGCAATGTGTCAACAAATCCTTTCCATGATCTCAAATCGGAGCCACCAACCTTAGTTAGCCACGAGCGAAAGTCGGCTACCCCGAAGGCTGTCACTAATCCATTTAGTCGACAAGTGAAATTGGAAACTGTGCGTCAGCCACGGGGAATTGGTGTCGTTGGACACGGTCGTGGTTCATTGCTGAGTGCAGCGGGATCCAGTACAACCGCACCCGGCTTTGAATCCCCATTAGGACTTGCACTCTTCAGAGGAATTGGCCGTGGGCTTGGTATTTCCAGTAATGTCTCTACAATTTCTTCGAAACAAATTTCTGACAATGAAGACGACTGA
- the LOC129727433 gene encoding proteasome subunit alpha type-1-like, which yields MFRNQYDSDVTVWSPQGRLHQVEYAMEAVKLGSATVGLKNKDYAVLIALKRASSELSSYQKKIIPIDDHLGISIAGITADARILSRYMRQECLNYKYSYDDNYPVGRLIANVGNKMQVCTQRYDRRPYGVGLLVAGYDDQGPHIYQTCPSANFFDCKAMSIGSRSQSARTYLEKHLNQFPDCSKEELIRHGVQALQDTLPNEVELNNKNISIAIVGKDENFHILGENENGQYLTNIVRRGGGGSGQAASSGGQPPADDDQPQPPNEPTEPIPAVAMET from the exons ATG TTTCGAAATCAATACGATAGCGACGTGACCGTATGGAGCCCTCAGGGCCGGCTGCATCAGGTCGAGTATGCGATGGAAGCGGTCAAGCTAGGCTCAGCCACCGTAGGTTTGAAGAACAAAGATTATGCGGTATTGATTGCTCTCAAGCGCGCGTCATCGGAACTGTCGTCataccagaaaaaaattattcctaTTGATGACCATCTCGGCATATCTATAGCTGGAATTACGGCGGATGCTAGAATTCTCAGCCGATATATGCGCCAAGAATGCCTTAACTACAAATATTCGTATGATGATAACTATCCGGTAGGCCGTCTGATTGCCAATGTGGGCAACAAAATGCAAGTTTGCACTCAACGATACGATCGGCGCCCGTATGGTGTTGGATTGCTGGTAGCCGGCTACGACGACCAGGGACCACATATCTATCAAACCTGTCCCAGTGCTAATTTCTTTGATTGCAAAGCCATGTCCATCGGATCTCGGTCGCAAAGTGCTCGCACCTATTTGGAAAAGCATTTAAACCAGTTTCCAGACTGCAGCAAGGAAGAATTGATTCGTCACGGTGTTCAAGCTTTACAGGACACCTTACCAAACGAAGTGGAGCTCAATAACAAG AATATTTCGATCGCTATCGTTGGAAAGGACGAAAACTTCCACATCCTTGGGGAGAACGAAAATGGTCAATACCTAACCAACATAGTGCGTCGCGGTGGCGGAGGTTCCGGTCAGGCAGCCTCTAGCGGTGGTCAACCTCCAGCAGATGATGATCAACCGCAACCCCCAAACGAACCGACGGAGCCGATCCCAGCCGTTGCGATGGAAACATAA
- the LOC129727420 gene encoding ribonuclease 3, whose translation MSHHRQKVGYPISNYDRFSRANSNCDAIRDPPPPGTIPMSSFPTTTLTTHILQPNFSVPPPVLPPIRTTPTSERHESLKDESNYNRGTSSVSSSQRYKSFQSSSSRSYGSSTSSRNEDRSSSRYSSYSGRSSSRCRSSPPTSERPSYGSRSYSVPHREQSRRRPRSRDRDYSSQSRSDSRKRDSSPTQSEKKERPSRVSRFKLDSEREAILSKWRKNFCETPEDIRRKLAELTNNEEKSSWVRSSPADLYYRRVSDKVVEGTPRLDALCVLFERELLTRSDRARANQTPYEPPPRKHKIRICRHKNDRCSSSDSSDDELNFEDECSMEELTVKIKHPYRLHVDLWYNDPGEMNDGPLCRCSARSRRTGIRHGKYPGEVGFSKCLPNSNNAEKLYHYRITISPPTNFLTKTPTIIKHDQHEFLFEGFSLLSHQPIGELPTCKVIRFNIEYTILYLEEQMPDNFTIRELDLFERFLFKELLELVDFSVFPSGASNENSCPCYHFLPRFVRDLPDNGKEVLAMCEVLRYLLDNSGPLIAVDILKEMNDMSQVEWQDYVDYVKGMVVTNPGMKPCSVRVDQLDRNVTDVSQASLTDEQGFVHPVIVHFGIRPPQLSYAGNPEYQKAWREYVKFRHLIANMSKPSFEDKRKLEAKENRLLEMRTQGRMKRNITVAVSAKGFYRTGIMCDMVQHAMVIPVLTGHLRFHRSLNVLEKYIDYTFINRYTLQLALTHPSYKENFGTNPDHARNSLTNCGIRQPEYGDRKIHFMNTRKRGINTLISIMSRFGKEYETDSNITHNERLEFLGDAVVEFITSIHLFHMFPDLEEGGLATYRAAIVQNQHLAVLAKKLHLEEFMLYAHGSDLCHELELRHALANCFEALMGALLLDGGIETADRVFAYALFQEDDSLRSIWVNYPPHPLQEQEPLGDRHHIESFDMLKTLTRFEDSIGVQFNHIRLLARAFTDRSIGFTNLTLGSNQRLEFLGDTVLQLICSEYLYRHFPEHHEGHLSLLRSSLVNNRTQAVVCDDLGMTSYAVYSNPKADLKTKDRADLLEAFLGALYVDKGLKHCETFCHVCLFPRLQDFIMNQDWNDPKSKLQQCCLTLRTMDGGEPDIPIYKVIECNGPTNTRVYTVAVYFRAKRLACANGHSIQQAEMNAAKQALENSKDLFPQLDHQKRVIAQSLKRQRVRRSSLDERSEDQLDRRGGASSESSYNNERSSESQRKKRIRATDSPQLPRQYQVPGGSDSDSHDEREKRKRRPKKPKASSRSVEKTSEKHNQPKPKSPAQKPLDSLVDQYESLSDEVDLQLEAISESEEDFDKTAAATVEEDLNTSIVKDTACKSEEREMPKTQQDTFANSVLMFKVDGTDDVSSDLESGEIE comes from the exons ATGAGCCACCATAGACAAAAAGTTGGTTATCCCATTTCGAACTACGATCGATTTTCCCGTGCAAATAGTAATTGCGATGCGATTAGAGATCCACCTCCACCGGGAACCATACCGATGTCGTCATTTCCAACAACCACCCTGACGACACACATTCTACAGCCAAACTTCAGCGTTCCCCCGCCGGTTCTTCCGCCGATAAGAACCACACCAACATCGGAACGTCATGAATCCTTGAAGGACGAAAGCAATTACAATCGGGGAACGTCATCAGTTTCCTCTAGCCAACGGTACAAGTCATTCCAGTCTTCGTCTTCTCGGAGCTATGGCTCATCAACGTCGAGTAGGAACGAAGATCGATCTTCAAGCAGGTATTCGTCCTATTCAGGAAGAAGTAGTAGCAGATGTCGTTCTTCGCCGCCCACTTCGGAACGACCATCGTACGGTAGTCGGAGTTATTCGGTGCCGCATCGAGAGCAAAGTCGTCGCAGACCGCGCAGTCGTGATCGTGATTATTCATCGCAATCGAGGTCCGATTCGCGTAAGAGGGATTCCTCGCCAACCCAAAGTGAGAAAAAGGAACGGCCTTCCAGAGTGTCACGTTTTAAACTA GATTCCGAACGTGAAGCTATTCTTTCGAAATGGCGCAAAAATTTCTGCGAAACTCCAGAGGATATCCGCCGAAAGCTTGCTGAGCTGACGAATAACGAAGAGAAGAGTAGCTGGGTTCGATCGTCGCCGGCAGATCTGTACTATCGTCGAGTATCAGATAAAGTAGTGGAAGGTACGCCAAGGTTGGATGCACTTTGTGTCTTGTTTGAACGGGAATTATTGACGCGTTCGGACCGAGCCCGTGCTAATCAAACGCCCTACGAGCCACCGCCACGGAAGCACAAGATTCGCATCTGCCGCCATAAAAATGACAGGTGTTCCTCTTCGGATTCTTCGGATGATGAGCTGAATTTTGAAGACGAATGTAGTATGGAAGAGTTGACGGTGAAAATTAAGCATCCGTACCGATTACATGTTGATCTGTGGTATAATGATCCCGGGGAAATGAATGATGGCCCCCTATGCCGGTGTTCGGCTAGATCTAGAAGAACTGGGATAAGACACGGAAAATATCCGGGTGAAGTTGGATTCAGCAAATGCCTGCCGAATTCGAATAATGCCGAGAAACTGTATCACTACAG aataacTATTTCTCCGCCAACAAATTTTCTCACTAAAACTCCAACCATTATCAAACACGACCAGCACGAGTTTCTGTTTGAAGGATTTTCACTGCTGTCCCATCAACCGATTGGAGAATTGCCGACCTGTAAAGTGATCCGCTTTAACATCGAATATACAATTCTTTATTTGGAAGAGCAAATGCCGGATAACTTTACCATTCGGGAGCTAGATctatttgaacgatttctttTTAAAGAGCTGCTAGAATTGGTGGACTTTAGTGTTTTTCCATCCGGTGCCAGTAACGAAAATTCCTGTCCATGCTATCATTTTCTGCCTCGTTTTGTGAGGGATTTACCGGACAACGGAAAGGAAGTGCTGGCCATGTGCGAAGTGCTGCGTTATTTGTTGGATAATTCGGGGCCACTTATAGCGGTGGACATTCTGAAGGAAATGAACGATATGAGCCAGGTAGAGTGGCAAGATTATGTGGACTATGTGAAAGGAATGGTTGTTACGAACCCCGGTATGAAACCATGCTCGGTACGCGTTGATCAGCTCGACCGTAATGTGACGGATGTTTCGCAGGCCAGTTTAACGGACGAGCAAGGATTTGTGCATCCAGTTATAGTACACTTCGGGATTAGGCCGCCTCAGCTGAGCTACGCGGGTAATCCGGAGTATCAGAAGGCGTGGAGAGAATATGtaaaatttcgtcatctgattGCCAACATGTCTAAGCCATCTTTCGAAGATAAACGAAAATTAGAAGCAAAGGAAAATCGTTTGTTGGAAATGCGCACTCAGGGGAGGATGAAACGGAATATCACGGTTGCGGTGAGCGCCAAAGGATTCTATCGGACCGGAATTATGTGTGATATGGTACAGCATGCTATGGTAATCCCAGTATTGACAGGGCATTTGCGTTTCCACCGGTCGCTCAATGTGTTGGAAAAATACATCGATTACACTTTCATTAATCGGTACACGCTGCAGCTCGCGTTGACGCATCCTTCGTACAAGGAAAATTTCGGCACCAATCCCGATCATGCACGAAATAGTTTGACCAATTGTGGTATTCGACAGCCAGAATACGGAGATAGGAAGATACATTTTATGAATACGCGAAAACGTGGTATTAACACTTTGATCAGTATCATGTCTCGCTTCGGAAAAGAGTACGAAACGGATAGTAACATCACACACAATGAACGGCTAGAGTTCCTCGGTGATGCCGTGGTGGAGTTCATCACCTCCATTCATCTCTTTCATATGTTTCCTGATCTCGAAGAAG GCGGTTTGGCCACATATCGCGCTGCTATAGTTCAAAATCAGCACCTGGCGGTTTTGGCGAAAAAGCTTCATTTGGAAGAGTTTATGCTCTACGCGCACGGCTCTGATCTGTGTCATGAGCTCGAGCTTCGGCACGCACTGGCTAATTGTTTCGAAGCACTAATGGGTGCACTGTTACTGGACGGAGGAATTGAGACTGCCGACCGTGTTTTCGCGTACGCTCTCTTCCAGGAGGACGACAGTCTGCGCTCTATTTGGGTCAATTATCCACCACATCCGTTGCAGGAACAGGAGCCGCTTGGTGACCGTCATCATATTGAATCCTTTGATATGTTGAAAACATTGACACGGTTTGAGGATTCGATTGGAGTTCAGTTTAATCACATCAGGCTGCTTGCTAGGGCATTCACCGATCGTTCGATCGGGTTCACTAACCTCACATTGGGGTCCAATCAACGGTTGGAATTTCTTGGTGATACCGTGCTGCAGTTGATATGTTCTGAATATTTATACCGACATTTTCCCGAGCACCACGAAGGTCACCTGTCACTGTTGAGAAGTTCCTTGGTAAATAACAGAACCCAGGCGGTGGTTTGTGATGATTTGGGTATGACATCCTATGCGGTTTATTCCAATCCCAAAGCGGACTTGAAAACCAAAGATCGAGCCGATTTGTTGGAAGCTTTTCTAGGAGCCTTATATGTAGATAAGGGTTTGAAACACTGCGAAACCTTTTGCCACGTTTGTTTGTTTCCCAGGTTGCAGGATTTTATTATGAATCAAGACTGGAATGATCCAAAATCGAAGCTGCAACAATGTTGTTTAACCCTGCGAACAATGGACGGTGGAGAACCGGACATACCGATCTACAAagtcattgaatgcaatggaccAACGAATACACGAGTCTATACAGTTGCCGTTTATTTCCGCGCAAAACGATTGGCATGCGCAAATGGGCACAGCATCCAGCAAGCAGAAATGAATGCCGCTAAACAAGCATTGGAAAATTCAAAAGATTTATTCCCTCAGCTCGATCATCAAAAGCGTGTAATTGCTCAAAGTCTGAAGCGACAGAGAGTTCGCAGATCGTCACTGGATGAACGCTCGGAAGATCAACTAGACCGAAGAGGAGGTGCTTCCTCGGAGTCTTCATACAACAATGAACGAAGTAGTGAATCTCAGCGAAAGAAACGGATACGTGCTACTGATTCTCCTCAACTTCCCAGGCAATACCAGGTACCGGGTGGAAGTGATAGCGATAGTCATGACGAGCGGGAGAAACGGAAAAGGCGTCCCAAAAAACCAAAGGCTAGTTCGCGAAGTGTAGAGAAAACGTCGGAAAAGCATAACCAACCGAAACCCAAATCCCCTGCGCAAAAACCTTTAGATAGTCTAGTAGACCAGTATGAATCGTTATCGGACGAAGTTGATCTTCAGCTGGAAGCCATTTCTGAGTCCGAAGAAGATTTTGACAAAACAGCAGCAGCGACTGTCGAAGAAGATCTCAACACCAGCATAGTAAAAGATACTGCCTGTAAATCCGAAGAAAGGGAGATGCCTAAAACGCAGCAAGATACTTTTGCGAATTCCGTACTAATGTTCAAAGTTGATGGCACCGATGATGTGTCGTCGGATCTGGAATCCGGcgaaattgaataa